From the Candidatus Schekmanbacteria bacterium genome, the window AAATATATTCCGAAATGGAGGTATCCCATACTCAACCTTTATGACATCATGATCTGTCATCAATACGGCTTTAATGCCCTTCTCCTTCGCTTTATCAACTATTTCTTCAAGAGAATTTCTGCCTGTAGAAAACTGCGAATGAAGATGAATGAGGCCGTCGATTTTCATTCCATAGCAAATAGAAATACAAAAGAGAAAAAGGGAAAGGAAAGAAAAAAAGTGGAAAAACAATTTTTTAATTGACACTCTATTCATTAACTAATCCCTTTTCTTTCAATAACTTCCTGTAGAGGTTTTCTATTTTTTCAACCATTCTTTTTACACTGAATGAATCGGCTCTTTTCTGTCCCATCAAGCCCATTCTATTGCGCAATTCCTTGTTAAAAAACAATTGTTCTATTTTTTCTGCAATGCTTCTTTCATCTTCAGGCGGAATGACAAATCCCGTTAGACCATCCTCGATTATCTCTCTTACGCCTCCCACATCTGTCCCTATAACAGGAAGACCCGCTGCCATTGCTTCAACAATGACCTTTCCCATTCCCTCATTGACAGATGAAAGCACATAGAGGTCTAAAGAATAAAGAAAAGCTCTGCAATCGCTTTGCCAAGGAATAAAAAAAAATTTTTTTTCAAGCCCATATTCTAAGACAAGTTTTTTCAAAGATTTCTCCAATTCACCTTCGCCGGCAAGCATAAAATAGGCGTTATCAATCTTTGAAGAAACTATTTTTGCGGCTTTTATAAAATATTCAAACCCCTTGACTTTTACAAACCTCCCCATACTGCCCACAACGAAGGAGTTAGGAGGAATACGATTCTTTTTTACGAATGGTCTTTCATTTTTTTGCGCATAGTTTTTAATGGAATCAACATCTACACCGCTATGAATTACAGAGATCTTTTTCTCATCTCCTACTTTGAAGGAAATATGTTCTTTCTTCCCTCTTTCTGTAAGGCAAATCAGATTGTCTGTTATGGACGCTGTAATTCTTTCTATGAATATAAATATCCATGAAATTATTTTCCCATAATAACCATAAAAAATGTGGCCATGAGGGGTGTGCACAATTACAGGAACACCGGTAAATTTGGCTGCCCATCTTCCGAGTATTCCTGCTTTTGAGCTATGAGTGTGGACAATATGGTAATTATTTTTACTGATAAAAGAATATATCTTAAAAAATGCCTTAACATCTTTGAGGGGATTAATTTCTCTTACCAAATCTTCAATATTGAAAAAAACCTCAATATTTTTTTTTACAGAAGGCAAATATTTTTCATCAGGGTTTTTCGTCATTCCGTACAAAATAGAAGATTCATATCTTTCATTGTCAAGATTTTTTACAGTTAGAAGAGTATTTTCAGATGAACCGCCCTTGTCAAGGCGGGTGATAATGTGAAGCACCTTTATCCTTTTCATAAAATAGATTTATAAATAGTTAAAAGCTTCTCTGCAGACTTTTCCCATGTATAATGCTCTTCAACTACTCTTCTCCCTTTTTTTGAAATTTCATCATAATATTCCTTTTTGTTCTTATATATATCAATCCACTGCAAAATACCTTCTGCAAGTGAATCAACCTCAGTTGAAGAAAAAATCAGCTTTT encodes:
- a CDS encoding glycosyltransferase family 1 protein encodes the protein MKRIKVLHIITRLDKGGSSENTLLTVKNLDNERYESSILYGMTKNPDEKYLPSVKKNIEVFFNIEDLVREINPLKDVKAFFKIYSFISKNNYHIVHTHSSKAGILGRWAAKFTGVPVIVHTPHGHIFYGYYGKIISWIFIFIERITASITDNLICLTERGKKEHISFKVGDEKKISVIHSGVDVDSIKNYAQKNERPFVKKNRIPPNSFVVGSMGRFVKVKGFEYFIKAAKIVSSKIDNAYFMLAGEGELEKSLKKLVLEYGLEKKFFFIPWQSDCRAFLYSLDLYVLSSVNEGMGKVIVEAMAAGLPVIGTDVGGVREIIEDGLTGFVIPPEDERSIAEKIEQLFFNKELRNRMGLMGQKRADSFSVKRMVEKIENLYRKLLKEKGLVNE